One region of Pararhizobium qamdonense genomic DNA includes:
- the eutB gene encoding hydroxyectoine utilization dehydratase EutB yields the protein MQQPFISLDDIRAAAARICGQILHTPMAQSASLGELAGVPVHLKLEHQQITGSFKLRGASNAILSLTPAERASGVVAASTGNHGRALAHAAKMQGAVATICMSRLVPENKISEIRRLGADVRIVGNSQDEAQDEVDRLVADKGMIMVPPFDHSSVIAGQGTLGLEIMEQVPEADTVLVPLSGGGLAAGVAAAVKGLRPKTRVIGLTMERGAAMKASLDAGHPVQVEELPSLADSLGGGIGLHNALTFAMCRDLLDDVILLTEDEIAAGLRHAYAAEREILEGAGAVGIAALLSGRVTSAGAIVAILSGRNIDMGLHRRIISGASFLPAEVAA from the coding sequence ATGCAGCAACCCTTCATTTCACTGGATGATATCCGTGCCGCCGCCGCCCGCATTTGCGGCCAAATCCTGCACACGCCGATGGCGCAATCCGCTTCCCTTGGCGAGCTGGCAGGCGTTCCCGTCCATCTCAAGCTCGAGCATCAGCAGATTACCGGCAGCTTCAAACTGCGCGGTGCCAGCAATGCGATCCTGTCGCTGACACCGGCTGAGCGAGCATCGGGCGTCGTCGCAGCCTCCACCGGCAATCACGGCCGGGCACTGGCGCATGCGGCAAAGATGCAGGGTGCGGTCGCAACGATCTGCATGTCGCGCCTGGTGCCGGAGAACAAGATTTCGGAAATCCGCAGGCTCGGAGCGGATGTCCGCATCGTCGGCAATTCGCAGGACGAAGCGCAGGATGAGGTCGATCGGCTGGTTGCGGACAAGGGCATGATCATGGTGCCGCCCTTCGATCATTCTTCGGTCATCGCCGGGCAGGGAACGCTGGGGCTTGAGATCATGGAACAGGTGCCCGAGGCGGACACGGTTCTCGTGCCGTTATCGGGAGGCGGTCTCGCCGCCGGCGTAGCTGCGGCGGTGAAGGGCCTGCGCCCAAAGACAAGAGTCATCGGGCTCACCATGGAGCGCGGGGCTGCGATGAAGGCAAGCCTTGATGCCGGGCATCCGGTTCAGGTCGAGGAACTGCCGAGCCTGGCGGATTCGCTGGGTGGCGGTATCGGACTTCACAATGCGCTGACCTTTGCCATGTGCCGCGACCTGCTGGACGACGTTATCCTCCTCACCGAGGACGAGATCGCCGCCGGTTTACGCCACGCCTATGCCGCCGAACGCGAGATCCTGGAAGGCGCCGGCGCGGTCGGCATCGCCGCACTTCTGTCTGGACGGGTGACATCGGCCGGCGCGATCGTCGCCATCCTGTCCGGCCGGAATATCGATATGGGACTGCATCGCCGCATCATCAGCGGCGCATCTTTCTTGCCTGCGGAGGTTGCCGCATGA
- the eutC gene encoding ectoine utilization protein EutC, which translates to MSRMIILTEADLRSVVTLDMDAITCVEDAFRALATKDVAMPPILRLDIPEHRGEVDVKTAYVPGLDGFAIKISPGFFNNPSIGLPSTNGMMVLLSAKTGLVQALLLDNGYLTDVRTAAAGAVAAKYLSRPDAQVAAIFGAGVQARLQLQALTLVRPIREARIWARDRAKAETTAADLTGALGIRVVAMADPHQAMSGADIAVTTTPSETPILKAGWLEAGQHITAMGSDAEHKNEIDPAAIAASGLYVADRLTQTRLLGELHHAIKTGVVPAAADFPELGQIIAGLKPGRTATSQVTIADLTGTGIQDTAIATLAFARAGLAGAGTPFES; encoded by the coding sequence ATGAGCCGGATGATCATTCTGACGGAAGCGGATCTGCGATCCGTCGTGACACTGGATATGGATGCCATAACCTGCGTGGAAGATGCCTTCCGGGCGCTTGCGACCAAGGATGTGGCGATGCCGCCGATCCTTAGGCTCGACATTCCCGAGCATCGCGGCGAAGTGGATGTGAAGACCGCCTATGTGCCCGGCCTTGATGGCTTTGCCATCAAGATCAGCCCCGGCTTCTTCAACAATCCGTCGATCGGCCTTCCCAGCACCAATGGCATGATGGTCCTTCTTTCGGCAAAAACAGGCCTCGTGCAGGCGCTGCTGCTCGACAATGGATATCTGACCGATGTGCGCACTGCCGCAGCCGGCGCCGTCGCGGCCAAATACTTGTCGAGGCCGGACGCGCAGGTTGCCGCGATCTTCGGTGCCGGCGTGCAGGCCCGGCTGCAATTGCAGGCGCTGACCTTGGTGCGGCCGATCCGGGAAGCCCGGATCTGGGCGCGCGACCGGGCGAAGGCCGAAACAACGGCTGCCGACCTGACCGGCGCGCTGGGCATCAGGGTTGTCGCAATGGCCGATCCGCATCAGGCCATGTCCGGAGCCGATATTGCCGTCACCACGACACCGTCTGAAACGCCGATCCTGAAAGCCGGATGGCTGGAAGCCGGCCAGCACATCACGGCAATGGGATCGGATGCCGAACACAAGAACGAGATCGACCCGGCGGCCATTGCCGCATCCGGTCTCTATGTTGCCGATCGTCTCACGCAGACCCGGCTGCTCGGTGAATTGCACCATGCCATCAAAACCGGTGTTGTCCCGGCGGCTGCGGATTTTCCCGAGCTTGGGCAGATCATCGCCGGCCTCAAGCCGGGACGCACCGCAACCAGCCAAGTCACCATCGCCGATCTCACCGGGACCGGCATTCAGGACACGGCCATCGCAACACTCGCCTTCGCTCGTGCCGGCCTTGCCGGCGCGGGCACGCCATTTGAAAGTTGA
- the doeA gene encoding ectoine hydrolase DoeA (DoeA (degradation of ectoine A) is also called EutD (ectoine utilization D).) — MTQPNLKFSLGEYETRLAKTRKAMEAKGIDLLICSDPSNMAWLTGYDGWSFYVHQAVIVPPDGEPVWYGRGQDANGAKLTAYLKHENIIGYPDHYVQSTERHPMDYLSAKLTERGYERLTIGVEMDNYWFSAAAFAALVKHLPNARFVDATALVNWQRAVKSETEIKYMRNAARIVEGMHQRIFDKIEIGMRKCDLVAEIYDAGTRGVDGIGGDYPAIVPLLPSGVDASAPHLTWDDKPMKRGEGTFFEIAGCYNRYHVPLSRTVFLGKPTQDFLDAEKATLEGMEAGLAAAKPGNTCEDIANGFFAVLKKYGIVKDNRTGYGIGISYPPDWGERTMSLRPGDRTELKPGMTFHFMTGLWLETMGLEITESILITDTGVECLANVPRKLFVKD; from the coding sequence ATGACCCAACCGAACCTCAAATTTTCCCTTGGGGAATATGAAACGCGGCTCGCCAAGACGCGCAAGGCCATGGAGGCCAAGGGCATCGACCTTTTGATCTGCAGCGACCCCTCCAATATGGCATGGCTGACCGGTTATGACGGCTGGTCGTTCTATGTGCATCAGGCGGTCATCGTTCCTCCGGACGGAGAGCCGGTCTGGTACGGCCGCGGGCAGGACGCCAATGGCGCCAAGCTGACGGCCTATCTGAAGCATGAGAATATCATCGGTTATCCCGACCACTATGTGCAATCGACCGAACGCCATCCGATGGATTATCTGTCGGCCAAGCTGACCGAGCGCGGCTATGAGCGGCTGACCATCGGCGTCGAGATGGACAATTACTGGTTTTCGGCGGCCGCCTTCGCCGCCCTGGTCAAGCATCTGCCAAACGCCCGCTTCGTCGATGCAACGGCACTTGTGAATTGGCAGCGCGCCGTGAAGAGCGAGACCGAGATCAAATATATGCGCAATGCCGCCCGCATCGTGGAAGGCATGCACCAGCGCATCTTCGACAAGATCGAGATCGGCATGCGCAAATGCGATCTGGTCGCTGAAATCTACGATGCCGGAACGCGCGGCGTCGATGGTATCGGCGGCGACTATCCCGCAATCGTGCCGCTTCTGCCATCCGGCGTCGATGCGTCTGCGCCCCATCTCACCTGGGATGACAAACCGATGAAGCGCGGCGAGGGCACCTTCTTCGAGATCGCCGGCTGCTACAACCGTTACCATGTGCCGTTGTCGCGGACCGTCTTTCTCGGCAAACCGACGCAGGACTTTCTCGATGCGGAAAAGGCAACGCTCGAAGGCATGGAGGCCGGACTTGCAGCCGCAAAGCCTGGCAATACCTGCGAGGACATCGCCAATGGCTTCTTCGCAGTCCTGAAGAAATACGGCATCGTCAAGGACAACCGCACCGGCTACGGCATCGGTATTTCCTATCCGCCGGATTGGGGCGAGCGCACCATGAGCCTGCGTCCCGGCGACCGCACCGAGCTGAAACCGGGCATGACCTTTCATTTCATGACAGGGCTGTGGCTGGAAACGATGGGGCTCGAGATCACCGAGAGCATCCTGATCACGGACACCGGCGTCGAATGCCTTGCCAACGTTCCGCGCAAGCTGTTCGTCAAGGATTGA
- the doeB gene encoding N(2)-acetyl-L-2,4-diaminobutanoate deacetylase DoeB: MNDTGLRPSPITPTVDFSAVGVQHGFLRLPYSRDDSAWGSVMIPVTVIKNGEGPTALLTGGNHGDEYEGPIALFDLAQTLQAQDVQGRVIIVPAMNYPAFLAGTRTSPIDKGNLNRSFPGRPDGTVTQKIADYFQRELLPLADIVLDFHSGGRTLDFLPFCAAHVLSDKKQEARSFELVEAFSAPYSMRMLEIDAVGMYDTAAEEMGKIFITTELGGGGTATAKSAGIAKRGVRNVLAKAGILKVSAEVAPTQWLDMPDGDCFCFAEDAGLVEPCFDLGDAVKKGEAVALIHAVGRTGQRPVEIRAKMDGLLCARHFPGLVKPGDCVAVFAVTV, translated from the coding sequence ATGAACGATACCGGACTGCGCCCATCCCCCATCACGCCGACGGTCGATTTTTCGGCCGTTGGCGTCCAGCATGGTTTCCTGCGTCTCCCCTATAGCCGCGACGATTCGGCCTGGGGTTCGGTGATGATCCCGGTCACGGTCATCAAGAACGGGGAGGGGCCGACGGCCCTTCTCACCGGCGGCAATCATGGCGACGAATATGAGGGCCCGATTGCCCTGTTTGATCTTGCGCAGACATTGCAGGCGCAGGATGTGCAGGGACGCGTCATCATTGTTCCGGCGATGAACTATCCCGCGTTCCTGGCAGGCACGCGGACATCGCCGATCGACAAGGGCAATCTCAACCGGAGCTTTCCCGGCAGGCCCGATGGTACCGTGACCCAGAAGATCGCCGATTATTTCCAGCGCGAACTTCTGCCCCTTGCCGATATCGTGCTGGATTTCCACTCCGGCGGCAGGACGCTGGACTTTCTGCCGTTCTGTGCCGCGCATGTCCTGTCCGACAAGAAGCAGGAGGCGCGCTCCTTCGAACTCGTCGAGGCGTTTTCCGCACCCTATTCCATGCGGATGCTGGAGATCGATGCCGTCGGGATGTACGACACCGCAGCGGAAGAGATGGGCAAGATCTTCATCACCACCGAATTGGGTGGCGGCGGCACCGCAACGGCCAAAAGTGCAGGGATTGCCAAGCGCGGCGTCCGCAACGTTTTGGCAAAGGCAGGCATCCTGAAAGTTTCAGCCGAGGTGGCGCCGACCCAGTGGCTCGACATGCCGGATGGCGACTGCTTCTGTTTTGCCGAAGACGCCGGTCTTGTCGAGCCATGTTTTGATCTGGGCGATGCCGTCAAAAAAGGCGAGGCCGTCGCGCTCATCCATGCTGTCGGGCGCACCGGCCAGCGGCCGGTGGAAATCCGTGCCAAGATGGACGGCCTCCTTTGCGCACGCCATTTTCCCGGCCTCGTCAAGCCCGGCGACTGCGTCGCGGTCTTTGCGGTGACTGTCTGA
- a CDS encoding Gfo/Idh/MocA family protein, translating into MKPLGVGLIGTGYMGKCHALAWNAVKTVFGDVARPRLVHLAEANAELASVRADEFGFEKATADWRRLIDDPEVDVVSVTTPNQFHAEMAIAALEAGKHVWCEKPMSPGFADAERMLRAVEASGRIAIMGYNYIQNPILRQMKTLIDNGAIGTVNHVRAEMDEDFMADPEAAFYWKSERSAGYGALDDFAVHPLSLIWYLFGHVRSVVTDMAKPYADRPLPDGGRRAVENHDGASILMRLDHGISAVLMANRAAWGRKGRIALQIFGSKGSILYDQERMNEFELYQSGGNATQQGFQRILTAPVHAPYGQFIPAPGHGLGFNDLKIIECHELIRAIAGEPFSAIDFKQGLRIEQTVHAMARSFDEKSWITVGEG; encoded by the coding sequence ATGAAACCATTGGGCGTCGGCTTGATCGGTACGGGATATATGGGCAAGTGCCACGCGCTGGCCTGGAATGCGGTCAAAACCGTCTTCGGCGACGTGGCCCGCCCGCGCCTGGTTCATCTGGCGGAAGCCAATGCGGAACTTGCAAGCGTGCGCGCCGATGAGTTCGGCTTTGAAAAGGCAACGGCAGACTGGCGCCGCCTAATCGACGATCCGGAGGTCGATGTCGTCTCCGTCACCACGCCCAACCAGTTTCACGCTGAAATGGCCATTGCAGCCCTTGAAGCCGGCAAACATGTCTGGTGCGAAAAGCCGATGTCGCCGGGCTTTGCCGATGCTGAGCGCATGCTCAGAGCAGTTGAAGCTTCCGGCAGAATTGCCATCATGGGCTACAACTATATTCAGAACCCGATCCTGCGCCAGATGAAGACGCTGATCGATAACGGCGCGATCGGCACCGTCAACCATGTCCGCGCCGAGATGGACGAGGATTTCATGGCCGATCCCGAGGCGGCCTTTTACTGGAAGAGCGAGCGTTCGGCAGGCTATGGCGCACTGGATGATTTCGCGGTGCATCCGCTGTCATTGATCTGGTATCTCTTCGGCCATGTCCGCTCCGTCGTGACCGACATGGCAAAACCCTATGCCGACCGCCCCTTGCCGGATGGTGGCCGCCGCGCGGTGGAAAACCATGATGGTGCCAGCATCCTGATGCGGCTCGACCACGGCATTTCGGCCGTGCTCATGGCAAACCGCGCCGCCTGGGGCCGGAAAGGCCGCATCGCGCTACAGATCTTCGGGTCCAAGGGCTCGATCCTTTACGACCAGGAACGCATGAACGAGTTCGAACTCTACCAGTCCGGCGGCAATGCCACGCAACAGGGTTTTCAGCGCATCCTGACGGCACCTGTCCATGCACCCTACGGCCAGTTCATTCCTGCACCGGGGCATGGCCTCGGCTTCAACGACTTGAAAATCATCGAATGCCACGAACTGATTCGCGCCATCGCGGGCGAACCCTTTTCGGCGATCGACTTCAAGCAGGGCCTGCGCATCGAGCAGACCGTGCATGCCATGGCACGGTCGTTTGATGAAAAGAGCTGGATCACCGTCGGCGAAGGTTAA
- a CDS encoding ABC transporter permease — protein sequence MSTKIEASAATASSPASKRRIPPEFNIFLVLIGIALVYEVLGWIFIGQSFLMNTQRLTIMILQVAVIGIIAVGVTQVIITGGIDLSSGSVVGVTAMIAASVAQASTWPRALYPALTDLPAIVPIGLGLCVGLLAGLINGWLIAKTKIPPFIATLGMMVSARGLSKWYTKGQPVSGLTDQFNFIGTGIWPVIVFLVVALIFHIALRYTRYGKFTYAIGANVQAARVSGINVEAHLIKVYAIAGMLAGLAGVVTAARAQTAQAGMGVMYELDAIAATVIGGTSLAGGVGRITGTVIGTVILGVMTSGFTFLRVDAYYQEIVKGMIIVAAVVVDVYRQKKRKTV from the coding sequence ATGAGCACCAAGATTGAAGCCTCGGCCGCAACGGCATCGTCGCCGGCCAGCAAGCGGCGCATCCCGCCGGAATTCAACATCTTCCTGGTGCTGATCGGCATCGCGCTGGTTTACGAGGTGCTTGGCTGGATCTTCATCGGCCAGAGCTTCCTGATGAACACCCAGCGGCTGACGATCATGATCCTGCAGGTGGCCGTCATCGGCATCATCGCCGTTGGCGTCACGCAGGTGATCATCACCGGTGGCATCGATCTTTCCTCCGGCTCCGTTGTCGGCGTCACGGCAATGATTGCCGCAAGCGTCGCCCAGGCTTCGACCTGGCCGCGTGCGCTTTATCCGGCCCTGACCGACCTGCCGGCCATCGTGCCGATCGGCCTGGGGCTCTGTGTCGGCCTGCTTGCCGGGTTGATCAACGGCTGGCTGATCGCCAAGACGAAGATACCCCCCTTCATCGCGACGCTGGGCATGATGGTTTCTGCGCGCGGCCTCTCGAAATGGTACACCAAGGGCCAGCCGGTTTCCGGTCTGACGGACCAGTTCAACTTCATCGGCACGGGCATCTGGCCGGTCATCGTCTTCCTCGTCGTCGCCCTCATCTTCCATATTGCCTTGCGCTACACCCGCTACGGCAAATTCACCTATGCAATCGGCGCCAATGTCCAGGCTGCCCGTGTTTCCGGCATCAATGTCGAGGCGCATCTGATCAAGGTCTATGCAATTGCCGGCATGCTTGCGGGCCTTGCCGGCGTCGTCACTGCGGCGCGTGCCCAGACCGCACAGGCCGGCATGGGCGTCATGTACGAATTGGACGCGATCGCAGCCACCGTGATCGGCGGCACGTCGCTTGCCGGCGGCGTCGGCCGCATCACCGGGACGGTTATCGGCACGGTCATCCTTGGCGTGATGACCTCCGGATTTACCTTCCTGCGGGTGGATGCCTATTACCAGGAAATCGTCAAAGGCATGATTATCGTCGCTGCTGTCGTCGTCGATGTCTACAGACAGAAAAAGCGCAAGACGGTCTGA
- a CDS encoding sugar ABC transporter ATP-binding protein encodes MVSPTTMAAVRASGAVPNAEYLLAVEGVRKEFPGVVALDDVSFRLKRGTVHALMGENGAGKSTLMKILAGIYTPDKGEVKFKGVDIRLKSPLDALENGIAMIHQELNLMPFMTVAENIWIRREPLTRLGFVDHGEMNRKTADLFMRLNIALDPQAEVRDLSIANRQMVEIAKAVSYESDVLIMDEPTSALTEREVAHLFTIIRDLRSQGIGIVYITHKMNELFEIADEFSVFRDGKYIGTHASTDVTRDDIIKMMVGREITQMFPKEEVPIGDVVLSVKDLCLKDVFHDVSFDVRAGEILGVAGLVGSGRSNVAETLFGVTPASWGSIEINGKPVKIGSPTEAIRNRMAFLTEDRKDTGCLLILDVLENMQIAVLQDKFVKMGFVDQKAVSAQCEEMARKLRVKTPNLQERIENLSGGNQQKALIGRWLLTNPRILILDEPTRGIDVGAKAEIHRLVTELARDGVAVIMISSEMPEVLGMSDRVMVMHEGRVTGFLDRAEATQVKVMELAAQ; translated from the coding sequence ATGGTCAGTCCGACAACGATGGCAGCCGTACGTGCCAGTGGCGCCGTGCCCAATGCCGAATATCTTCTCGCTGTCGAAGGCGTACGCAAGGAATTTCCGGGCGTCGTGGCGCTGGATGACGTTTCGTTCCGGTTGAAGCGCGGCACGGTGCATGCGCTGATGGGGGAAAACGGCGCTGGCAAATCCACCTTGATGAAGATCCTCGCCGGCATCTACACGCCTGACAAGGGCGAGGTAAAATTCAAGGGTGTCGATATCCGGTTGAAATCACCGCTGGATGCGCTCGAAAACGGGATCGCCATGATCCATCAGGAACTCAACCTGATGCCCTTCATGACGGTCGCCGAAAATATCTGGATCCGCCGCGAGCCCCTCACCCGGCTGGGTTTTGTCGATCATGGCGAAATGAACCGCAAGACGGCTGACCTTTTCATGCGGCTGAACATCGCGCTCGATCCGCAGGCGGAAGTGCGCGACCTTTCGATCGCCAATCGCCAGATGGTCGAGATCGCCAAGGCCGTGTCCTACGAATCCGATGTTCTGATCATGGACGAGCCGACATCGGCGCTGACCGAGCGCGAAGTCGCCCATCTCTTCACCATCATCCGCGACCTGCGCAGCCAGGGCATCGGCATCGTCTACATCACCCACAAGATGAACGAGCTGTTCGAGATCGCCGACGAATTCTCGGTGTTTCGTGACGGCAAATATATCGGCACGCACGCCTCCACCGACGTGACCCGCGACGACATCATCAAGATGATGGTCGGCCGCGAAATCACCCAGATGTTCCCCAAGGAAGAGGTGCCGATCGGCGATGTCGTGCTGTCGGTGAAAGACCTCTGCCTGAAAGACGTCTTCCACGACGTATCCTTCGACGTGCGCGCCGGCGAAATCCTGGGCGTTGCCGGTCTTGTGGGTTCCGGCCGCTCGAATGTGGCGGAAACATTGTTCGGCGTGACGCCGGCAAGCTGGGGATCGATCGAGATCAACGGCAAGCCGGTAAAGATCGGTTCGCCGACGGAAGCGATCCGCAACCGCATGGCCTTCCTCACTGAAGACCGCAAGGATACCGGCTGTCTGCTGATCCTCGATGTGCTGGAAAACATGCAGATCGCCGTGTTGCAGGACAAGTTCGTCAAGATGGGCTTTGTCGATCAGAAGGCCGTGTCGGCACAATGCGAGGAGATGGCGCGCAAGCTGCGGGTCAAGACCCCGAACCTGCAGGAGCGCATCGAGAACCTCTCGGGCGGCAACCAGCAGAAGGCATTGATCGGCCGTTGGCTTTTGACCAATCCGCGCATCCTCATTCTGGACGAGCCGACGCGCGGCATCGATGTCGGCGCCAAGGCGGAAATTCACCGGCTGGTGACGGAACTCGCCCGCGACGGCGTTGCCGTCATCATGATCTCCTCGGAAATGCCGGAGGTTCTCGGCATGAGCGACCGCGTCATGGTGATGCATGAGGGCCGGGTCACAGGCTTCCTTGACCGGGCGGAAGCGACCCAGGTCAAGGTCATGGAACTTGCAGCGCAGTGA
- a CDS encoding sugar ABC transporter substrate-binding protein: protein MKKMIMSAALAVMMSTAAHAETVGVSMALFDDNFLTVLRNGMQDYAKTLDGVTLQVEDAQNDVAKQQSQIQNFIAAGVDAIVVNPVDTDATAAMSKIAADAGIPLVYVNREPINIDTLPEKQAFVASNEAESGTLQTQEVCKLLGGKGKAVVMMGELSNQAARMRTKDVHDVLATDACKGITIVEEQTANWSRTQGADLMTNWLSAGLEFDAVIANNDEMAIGAIQALKASGRPMDKVVIGGVDATQDALAAMGAGDLDVTVFQNAAGQGKGALDAALKFARGETVEKKVYIPFELVTPANLKDYQAKN from the coding sequence ATGAAGAAAATGATTATGAGCGCAGCCCTGGCTGTGATGATGTCGACGGCGGCCCATGCCGAAACGGTCGGCGTATCGATGGCGCTGTTCGACGACAACTTCCTGACCGTCTTGCGCAACGGCATGCAGGATTATGCCAAGACGCTTGATGGCGTCACGCTGCAGGTCGAAGACGCGCAGAACGACGTTGCCAAGCAGCAGAGCCAGATCCAGAACTTCATTGCCGCCGGCGTCGATGCCATCGTCGTAAACCCGGTCGATACCGATGCGACTGCCGCTATGTCGAAGATTGCGGCCGATGCTGGCATTCCGCTGGTTTACGTCAATCGCGAGCCGATCAACATCGACACGCTCCCGGAAAAGCAGGCTTTCGTCGCATCCAACGAAGCCGAATCCGGCACGCTGCAGACCCAGGAAGTCTGCAAACTGCTCGGTGGCAAGGGCAAGGCCGTGGTCATGATGGGCGAGCTTTCCAACCAGGCCGCCCGCATGCGCACCAAGGACGTGCACGACGTTCTGGCAACCGACGCCTGCAAGGGCATCACCATCGTTGAAGAGCAGACGGCCAACTGGTCGCGGACCCAGGGTGCCGACCTGATGACCAACTGGCTTTCGGCCGGTCTGGAATTCGACGCCGTCATCGCCAACAATGACGAAATGGCGATTGGCGCCATTCAGGCACTGAAGGCCTCCGGCCGTCCGATGGACAAGGTCGTGATCGGCGGCGTTGATGCCACGCAGGATGCTCTTGCCGCCATGGGAGCAGGTGACCTCGACGTGACGGTGTTCCAGAACGCTGCCGGTCAGGGCAAGGGTGCGCTGGACGCAGCCTTGAAATTTGCCCGCGGCGAAACGGTCGAAAAGAAGGTTTATATTCCTTTCGAACTGGTGACCCCTGCCAACCTCAAGGACTATCAGGCCAAGAACTGA
- a CDS encoding TIM barrel protein yields MTTLSFALNHMTAPALSPDAFFGLAASLGIEAVEIRNDLDGNAIIDGTPPSEIKALAEKHGLTIISINALQRFNEWNEARAREAQELITYARDCGAKALVLVPVNDGSGQADGERQENLRQALTALKPMLEDAGITGLVEPLGFEICSLRSKTEAVEAIRAVSGENRFKIVHDTFHHYLAGEEKFHPEMTGLVHISGVADPDVTVNAMRDPHRILVDSTDRLDNAGQIRKLRENGYPGPFSFEPFSPDVHQSTDIQTAIRESMNFLAAKA; encoded by the coding sequence ATGACCACTCTTTCATTCGCACTCAATCACATGACGGCTCCGGCATTATCGCCGGACGCGTTTTTCGGTCTAGCGGCATCGCTCGGCATTGAAGCCGTTGAAATTCGCAATGATCTCGATGGCAACGCCATCATCGACGGGACGCCGCCCAGTGAGATCAAGGCCTTGGCCGAAAAGCACGGGCTGACGATCATCTCGATCAATGCCTTGCAACGCTTCAATGAGTGGAACGAGGCCCGCGCCCGCGAAGCGCAGGAACTCATAACCTATGCGCGCGACTGTGGCGCCAAGGCGCTGGTTCTCGTGCCGGTGAACGACGGCAGCGGCCAGGCCGATGGCGAGCGCCAGGAAAACCTGCGCCAGGCGCTGACCGCGCTGAAGCCGATGCTGGAAGATGCAGGCATTACAGGTCTCGTCGAGCCGCTCGGGTTCGAAATCTGCTCGCTGCGGTCCAAAACCGAGGCCGTTGAGGCCATTCGCGCCGTTTCGGGGGAGAATCGGTTCAAAATCGTGCATGACACGTTCCATCATTATCTGGCAGGAGAAGAAAAATTCCATCCTGAAATGACCGGGCTGGTGCATATCTCCGGTGTCGCCGATCCGGATGTCACCGTGAACGCGATGCGCGATCCGCACCGCATCCTCGTTGATTCAACCGATCGGCTGGATAATGCCGGCCAGATCCGGAAACTGCGGGAAAACGGCTATCCCGGACCATTCTCGTTCGAGCCTTTCTCACCGGACGTCCATCAATCCACCGACATCCAGACAGCCATCCGGGAGAGTATGAACTTCCTTGCCGCCAAGGCGTAG
- a CDS encoding LacI family DNA-binding transcriptional regulator, which yields MSGRPTITDLANAAGVSVATVDRVLNGRHKVREETARRVYDAAKAIGYHAVSLLRQRVFEDLPQYRLGFILQKPNQYFYQSMTREIEAAALSAPGVRIIPQIDYNTSATPTALTEKLKAVAARNQAVALVCPDYPAVTAAVEDLREKGIPVFSLLSDFAAGVREGYVGLNNRTVGRTAAWMIAKAARKPGKVATFIGSHRFHGHELREIGFRSYFRENAPDFEVLDTLVNLDTAEITHEATVHLLQRHPDLIGFYVCGGGMEGAITALAEEKRAGKLLVVVNELTPESRAALADDLVTMAISTPAAPIARELIGQMVAAIDRGIGGVPGQTFLPFDIFTPENI from the coding sequence ATGAGCGGACGCCCGACCATTACCGATCTCGCCAATGCTGCAGGCGTCAGCGTCGCCACTGTCGATCGCGTTCTGAACGGCCGCCACAAGGTTCGGGAGGAAACCGCGCGGCGGGTTTACGATGCGGCCAAGGCGATCGGCTACCATGCCGTCAGCCTGTTGCGTCAGCGGGTCTTCGAGGATCTGCCGCAATATCGACTAGGCTTCATCCTGCAAAAGCCGAACCAGTATTTCTACCAGTCGATGACAAGGGAGATCGAAGCTGCGGCCCTGTCGGCGCCCGGCGTCCGCATCATTCCCCAGATCGACTATAATACGAGTGCGACACCGACGGCATTGACGGAAAAACTCAAGGCGGTGGCCGCCCGCAACCAGGCGGTGGCGCTTGTTTGCCCGGATTATCCGGCCGTGACGGCGGCGGTGGAAGACTTGCGGGAAAAGGGAATTCCCGTTTTCTCGCTTCTCTCCGATTTCGCCGCCGGCGTGCGTGAAGGCTATGTGGGGCTGAACAACCGCACGGTCGGGCGCACCGCCGCCTGGATGATCGCCAAGGCGGCGCGAAAGCCGGGCAAGGTCGCGACATTCATCGGCAGCCACCGTTTTCACGGCCATGAACTGCGCGAGATCGGTTTCCGGTCTTATTTCCGCGAGAACGCGCCAGACTTCGAGGTATTGGATACGCTGGTCAATCTGGACACTGCCGAGATTACCCATGAGGCAACCGTCCATCTCCTGCAGCGTCACCCCGATCTCATCGGCTTCTATGTCTGCGGCGGCGGCATGGAGGGTGCGATCACGGCGCTGGCGGAAGAGAAGCGTGCCGGAAAGCTGCTTGTGGTCGTCAACGAACTGACGCCGGAATCACGCGCAGCGCTGGCCGATGATCTGGTGACCATGGCGATATCAACACCCGCCGCCCCGATCGCCCGCGAACTGATCGGCCAGATGGTTGCCGCGATAGATCGCGGCATCGGCGGCGTTCCCGGTCAGACATTCTTGCCGTTCGATATTTTCACGCCGGAGAATATTTGA